The Chryseolinea soli nucleotide sequence AAATACCTCCGCGCCCGGAACCATGGCCATACATGGCCGCCATGTAGGGGACATTATTTTTGCCATAGCCGTACATCATGCAGATGTTATACGGATTGCTTCCCAACACCCATGATACGAGGTTGGAGGCATACGTGGCAAGTTCGGGCTTCACGCCGAGTGGTCCTTTATCGGGATAGACCAGTCGTCCACCCACCAGCATCGCGGCAGCGAGCGAGCCCAGTCGCGCATCCTCGCCTTGCCACCACCAGCCACTTTCGTTTTCGTGGGGGATGAAGAAGCCGTTCTGCACTTTGCCTTTATACAAGAAACTTTGGCGTGGATATCCGAAGGGATTCGTTACCTCGTGCGTGACCGACAAATTGTAGTCCAACGCTTTCTTTATCGTCGCCAATGCTTTGTTCCGGTCGGCAGCATTGGTCTCTACATCCAGGTAGCGGGCCAATGCGATCACGGGCAGTCCGGCATCGGCGGCGTGCCAGAAGGGACGGTTCGTATCGTTTGCAATGAAGTAGCCTTTCGGGGAAAGGCGTTTGCTCAGGTTGCCGGCGCGCTTGCGGGCTTCCGTTTGATATGCGGTTTTGCCCGTAGCGATCCAGAGTTCCGTGGCGGCCATCAGGGCGCAGTAGTCGTCGATGACATTGTCCTTGCCGTCGTCGGCATAGCGGGTGCTGAACTTTTGAAGGTGAGCAAAGGCACGCTCGGCAGCATCCAGGTATTGTTGTGAGGTGAAGGCGCCGTCGCGATGCCAGCGCGAGATGCGGGCCAATGCAGCTACGGCCATGCCACCACCCTCGCGGTATGCGCACTGATAGTCAGCGGTGGTTTTGCTGTCGGCCAGCAGCCCCACTACCCGGCGCGCATTGGGATCTTTGTCGAAATACGTGAACACCGTCATATAAAAATATCCTTCCGGCGACAGGGACCTCATAATGTAGTCGGCGCCATATAGCGCTTCCGTTGTCAGTGCTTCTTTGGAACCGGTCTGGTCCAGCAGCTCGGGGATCCGGTCCACGGTGTTGATCATCGACCAGTCTACCATTGGTATTTGTTGGGGTGACATAAAATTCGTGTAGGCCAGGTGCGAGAAATATTTGCTCACATCGCCGGACGCATCGGCCCATCCCCCGGAAAGGTCGACGGTCTTGGTGCTGCCATAGAGCACGATGTGTTTGTCTGCCCCGGCTTCCTCGGGAGAGCTCGCGCGTTGATGATAAAAGAAATTGGCGATGGCGGGTAAAGCAATTTTACTCAGTGCTTTCTCGCCGATCGTGAATGCGTAGGATGCATACGGTTTGCCATCGGCTTCCACTTGTAGTTTGTAATATCCCGGTGTGTTAAAATCCGAGAAATCGATGCGGCTGTACCAGATGCCGGGCTGCCAGTCGGTTACTTGTTCGGCCTTTTGCAGTTTGCCGGAATAAACGGGTTTTAATGTCAGGGCACCGATGAGGTTGAACGTCATGTTTTCAGGCAGCGGTTTGTGACTTCTTACGATGGCGCCTTTCGGGGCTTCGGTTGAATAAGCCACTTGATTCGCCAGAACAGTCACCGGTTGCCCGAGGGACTCGTCGAGGTTGTGTTGGGCCTTGTTTTCGATTTCCGATGCCGACCATTTTATAGCGTCGCGAATGAGGATGGCAAAATCGGCGTTGGCACACGTAGTGGAGTCGTGACCGATACCAATATAGAGTGCGCGGTCATAGTCCGGGTTGGTCCAAATGATGGGGTGATCGCCCATGGGTTTGGCGGGCTTATAGGTGGATTCGTCCGCAGTGGCCAGCACATGCACATTAGGGCGTGGGCTTTTGTCGAATTCGTACCATTCGTCGCGGATCGAAAAGGTAGCCGGCAGGTTGCGCGTCACGGGGTGGTTGCGGTCTTCTACCACCACCGTTCCCTGTTGCAGGGGAGGGTGTGGCGAATAGATCACTTGGCCCATGAGTTGTTCAAACCATTGCCAATAGGTTTCGCCGGGCTTCAGAAACCGTGTGCCCGTGAGACCGGCAGCGTGCACCCCAATCCAGCCTTTGCCTTTGGACATGAATTGCTGGATGGCAAACTGCTGGGGTTCGGTCAGATCAAACGGCGCCAGGTGCAGTTGAATAAAGACCTGGTAGCGGGCCAGGTTCTCTTCGGTGATCGCTGCCGCATCGCGCGTGAAGTCGACGTCGAAATTATTTTGTTCCGCTAGTCCTTTAAAGAACGGCTGTGCGGCTTTCACCATTGCGTTGTGGTAGGGGTCGTTGGAGCCCACAACCAGTACTTTAATTTTTGATTGTTCCTGGGCGTTTGTTGGATGAGCTACCAGGAGGGATAGAAGAACCAGGGCTGACCACAACCAGCGGTTACTGCTGATGACGAGAGATAGAGCATGCTTCATAACCAAAGTTATATAGAGGGTGTAAATTTTTCTTTTTTGATTTCCAATGATTTGCATTCAATTTCAATTATTTTGACAAGTGGCAAAAATTGTCACGAAAAACATTCCATTTTTATTGATGCATTGTCTCATGGGACACGTCACACCCACCAGAGCACAACGCACATCAGACACAACGCACACCGCACACACCTGAATCACCCATGGAACATACGACACGAAAATTCCTCATCGCCACCCACGGCCGTTTCGCCACGGGCATAAAGTCTTCGTTGGACATTATTATCGGCGCGACCGACAATGTGTTCTTGATCGAAGCTTATGTAGAAGAAAACAAAGGCATTGAAGGCGATCTTGAAAAGATATTGAAAGACTTGCAGCCCCACGACGAGTTGATCGTATTCACCGATTTGCTTGGCGGCAGCATCACCAACCAAGTCCTGCGCCACACGCAAGGCCACCCGGTTCACGTGGTGTCGGGATTCAACCTAGCGCTGTTGATCGAGGTGCTGATGGCCGATGCAGAGACACCCGCTGCGGAAGTGATCGAGGCGGCCATCGTCAACGCCCGGGAACAGATCGCCTACGTCACCAAACTCATGGCCAACGCTAACGAAGAAGAAGCATCATGATCAAACTCACAAGAATAGACGACCGGCTGGTACACGGACAGGTAGCCTTCACTTGGGTGCCGGCGCTCGGTGTCGATTGCCTGCTGGTGGCCAACGACAAAGTGGCCAAAGACGAATTTCAGAAAATGACGCTGAACCTCGCCAAGCCCGCCAACACAAAACTGGTGATCAAAACGCTGGCCGATGCCATTGTCTTTTTGAATGACGAAAAGAACGGCAAGGCGAATGTGCTCATCCTGATCAACAGCATAAAAGACGCCGCCACGCTGGCCGCCGGTGTACCGGCCATCACCTCCATAAACTTCGGTGGTATCCGCGGCAAGGCCGGCTCCCGGCTGATCTCAAAAGCCATTGCCATCACCGACGACGACGTGCCCGTGCTGCAAGAGATGCTTCAAAAAAACATAGAACTCGAAATACGACAAGTGCCGACGGATAGCAAGCAGAAGGTGGAGAGTCTACTCGATAAATAAATAACAAAAAAAATCACCTCTTAAATATCCCGTCGTGCTCGTCTCCTTCATCCTCATCACGCTCATCGCCATGTTTGGCCATTCCGAAGATTTTCTCGGTACCACGTTGCTCAGCCGGCCACTGGTGTTGGGGCCGCTGGTCGGTTTGGTGTTGGGTGATCTTTCGCAAGGTGTGGTTATCGGGGCCACGCTGGAGCTCATCTTTATGGGCAACATCAAAGTGGGCGCAGCGATTCCGCCCGATGTGATCACGGGCGGTGTGTTGAGTACGGCCTTCGCGATTATATCAGGCAAAGGACCTTCCATTGCCATGGCTTTGGCGGTGCCCATCTCCATACTGGCCGAGATGGCCATCAGCGGGTTGTTTGTGTTCCGGGCCGTATTCAACAAACGCTTTACCGTCTACGCGGAAGAAGGCGATTATCAAAAACTACAACGGCTGCACGTGCTATCGGGGATATTAAAACCATTGCTGATGGGAGTTATCACGTTCACCGCCCTTCTGTTAGGAGCTGATGTGATGAAATCATTTCTCGACAGCATTCCTCCTTGGGTAAACGACGGACTAAAGGTCGCCGCCAACATGCTGCCTGCCCTTGGCTTTGCTTTGTTACTCAACCTGATGTTCAATAAAAAGGTGGCTCCGTATTTCTTCCTCGGATTTGTGCTGACGAGCTATTTGAAGCTTCCGGTCATCGCCATCGGTGCGTTGGGGGTGATCGTCGCGCTCATCATTACCGACATCACCCACAAGTCTGCTCCCACAGACGATGATGCCGACGAAGGCGAAAGTCCCGTTGAGCCTGCGCCTGAACTTCCAAAGAAAACCATACGAAGTTTATTTTTCCGGTCGCTGGCGTTAGAAGCCAATTTCAATTTCGAGACCTGGCAAAACAGTGGGTTTGCTTTTTCCATGATTCCCGTGTTGAAAAAATTATACACCACCAAGCAAAGCATGTCGGCCGCCTTAACGCGTCAC carries:
- a CDS encoding ThuA domain-containing protein yields the protein MKHALSLVISSNRWLWSALVLLSLLVAHPTNAQEQSKIKVLVVGSNDPYHNAMVKAAQPFFKGLAEQNNFDVDFTRDAAAITEENLARYQVFIQLHLAPFDLTEPQQFAIQQFMSKGKGWIGVHAAGLTGTRFLKPGETYWQWFEQLMGQVIYSPHPPLQQGTVVVEDRNHPVTRNLPATFSIRDEWYEFDKSPRPNVHVLATADESTYKPAKPMGDHPIIWTNPDYDRALYIGIGHDSTTCANADFAILIRDAIKWSASEIENKAQHNLDESLGQPVTVLANQVAYSTEAPKGAIVRSHKPLPENMTFNLIGALTLKPVYSGKLQKAEQVTDWQPGIWYSRIDFSDFNTPGYYKLQVEADGKPYASYAFTIGEKALSKIALPAIANFFYHQRASSPEEAGADKHIVLYGSTKTVDLSGGWADASGDVSKYFSHLAYTNFMSPQQIPMVDWSMINTVDRIPELLDQTGSKEALTTEALYGADYIMRSLSPEGYFYMTVFTYFDKDPNARRVVGLLADSKTTADYQCAYREGGGMAVAALARISRWHRDGAFTSQQYLDAAERAFAHLQKFSTRYADDGKDNVIDDYCALMAATELWIATGKTAYQTEARKRAGNLSKRLSPKGYFIANDTNRPFWHAADAGLPVIALARYLDVETNAADRNKALATIKKALDYNLSVTHEVTNPFGYPRQSFLYKGKVQNGFFIPHENESGWWWQGEDARLGSLAAAMLVGGRLVYPDKGPLGVKPELATYASNLVSWVLGSNPYNICMMYGYGKNNVPYMAAMYGHGSGRGGISNGISGKDGKGDGSGIDFKMEDNGNEWRWSEQWIPHSGWFLAAVTAMSSK
- a CDS encoding PTS sugar transporter subunit IIA codes for the protein MEHTTRKFLIATHGRFATGIKSSLDIIIGATDNVFLIEAYVEENKGIEGDLEKILKDLQPHDELIVFTDLLGGSITNQVLRHTQGHPVHVVSGFNLALLIEVLMADAETPAAEVIEAAIVNAREQIAYVTKLMANANEEEAS
- a CDS encoding PTS system mannose/fructose/N-acetylgalactosamine-transporter subunit IIB, with protein sequence MIKLTRIDDRLVHGQVAFTWVPALGVDCLLVANDKVAKDEFQKMTLNLAKPANTKLVIKTLADAIVFLNDEKNGKANVLILINSIKDAATLAAGVPAITSINFGGIRGKAGSRLISKAIAITDDDVPVLQEMLQKNIELEIRQVPTDSKQKVESLLDK
- a CDS encoding PTS system mannose/fructose/sorbose family transporter subunit IID, encoding MLVSFILITLIAMFGHSEDFLGTTLLSRPLVLGPLVGLVLGDLSQGVVIGATLELIFMGNIKVGAAIPPDVITGGVLSTAFAIISGKGPSIAMALAVPISILAEMAISGLFVFRAVFNKRFTVYAEEGDYQKLQRLHVLSGILKPLLMGVITFTALLLGADVMKSFLDSIPPWVNDGLKVAANMLPALGFALLLNLMFNKKVAPYFFLGFVLTSYLKLPVIAIGALGVIVALIITDITHKSAPTDDDADEGESPVEPAPELPKKTIRSLFFRSLALEANFNFETWQNSGFAFSMIPVLKKLYTTKQSMSAALTRHLQFFNTSPYGSTLILGITAAMEARKSKSEDFDEESINAVKTGLMGPLAGVFDSLFWGTFKVIAAGVGASLAIKGNVLGPILFLLIFNVPHLVLRYQLTFIGYNTGTRFLQNLAKTNVMDKLTVGSSILGLMVIGAMTATLMNITTPITLGSDDTATTLQSILDQIVPNIIPLGLTFLTFYFVKKNMKPTWLLLGLLVAGFLGSILHILA